Genomic DNA from Alistipes indistinctus YIT 12060:
CGCGCAAGGGTCGCAAGAAGACCGTTGCCAACAAGAAAAAAGCAACGAAGTAATCATAGAGAGTTATGGCAAAGAAAACAGGAACAGTTAAGAAGAGAGTTGTTAAAGTGGGTACCGAGGGAAAGGTATTCGTACACTCTACTTTCAATAACGTGATCATCACGATTGCGAATGCCGACGGCCAGGTTATCAGCTGGAGTTCAGCGGGTAAGATGGGTTTCCGTGGTTCCAAGAAGAATACTCCCTATGCTGCTCAGACCGCTGCTACGGACTGCGCGAAGGTAGCCTACGACCTGGGTCTGCGCAAGGTCAAGGTTTACGTGAAGGGTCCCGGCGCCGGCCGCGAATCGGCGATCCGCACCGTTCACGGCGCCGGTATCGAAGTGACCGAGATCGTCGACGTTACTCCGCTGCCGCACAACGGCTGCCGTCCGCCCAACCGCCGCCGCGTCTAATTTCCGGTCCGACGCCACCGGAGCGGTCCGTCGACGGCCACACTGGCGGGGTTTCGGGGAGTGGGGTTTTCCTTTCGGGAGGCTTCCTGCCCGGTTACAGCCCGGCCGCGGCGACAGGCGGATTGGCCGCATTCCCAACCTTGCAGGCGGAATGTCGGCGTCACTCCAAAACGGAGGCCCGCCCTTCGTTAAAACAGATTTAAAACAGTAAAGCAAACTTCTATTATGGGAAGATACATAGGACCTAAGTCAAAAATCGCCAGGAAATTCGGCGAAGCCATTTTCGGAACGGACAAATCGCTCGAGAAGAAGAACTATCCCCCGGGACAGCACGGGCTGATGCGCAAGCGCAAGAAGGTGTCGGAGTACGGCACCCAGCTGCTCGAGAAGCAGAAGGCCAAAGCTATCTACGGCATACAGGAGAAGCAGTTCCGCCGCACCTTTGAGGAGGCTGCCCGCGTGGGCGGCATCACCGGCGAGAACCTGCTCCGTATCCTGGAGTGCCGCCTGGACAACGTGGTATACCGCCTGGGCATCGCCCCGACGCGTGCCGCTGCCCGCCAGCTGGTTTCTCACCGCCACATCACCGTGAACGGCGCCGTGGTGAACATCCCTTCGTACCAGCTCCGTTCGGGCGACGTCGTGGGCGTTCGCGAGAAATCGAAGTCGCTGGAGGTGATCCAGGAGTCCCTGAGCGGCGGCCGCAGCCGTTACTCGTGGCTCGAGTGGGAAGGCAGCCAGATGAGCGGCAAGTTCCTGCAGAAGCCCGACCGGGCCGATATTCCCGAAAATATCAAAGAGCAGCTTATCGTCGAGTTGTATTCTAAGTAATCATTAATCGAGGAGCAATCATTATGGCAATATTAGCATTTCAAAAGCCTGAAAAGGTAATAATGCTCGAATCCACCTCTTCGTTCGGACGTTTTGAATTCCGTCCGCTCGAGCCCGGATTTGGCATGACCGTCGGCAATGCGTTGCGGCGCATCCTGCTCTCTTCTCTGGAGGGCTATGCGATCACAACGGTGAAGGTTGCCGGTGTCGATCATGAGTTTGCTGCTATCCCCGGTGTTATGGAAGGAATGCTTGAGATCGTTTTGAACCTCAAGCAAGTGCGTTTCATCAAGACCGTCGAGAGTGTCGAGGGTGAGAAGGTGACGGTCAACGTGGCCGGTCAGAGCGAACTCACCGCCGGTTATATCTCGAACTTCTTGACCAACTTCAAGGTGTTGAACCCCGAGCTGGTGATCTGCCGCCTCGATCCCGAGGTGAAACTCCAGATCGAGCTGACGGTCGCCAAGGGCCGCGGTTACGTTCCGGCCGAGGAGAACCGTCCCGCCGATGCGGAGTTCGGTGTGCTGCCGATCGACTCGATCCACACGCCGATCAAGAACGTGAAGTATTCGGTCGAGAACTACCGCGTGGAGCAGAAAACCGACTACGAGAAACTGAATCTGGAGATCACGACCGACGGAAGCATTCATCCGAAGGACGCGCTCAAGGAGGCGGCCAAAATATTGATTCATCACTTCATGCTCTTCTCCGATGAAAAGATTACGCTGAACCTTGAGGAAAGCAGTGCGACCGAGGAGTTCGACGAGGATGTGCTCCACATGCGCCAGTTGCTGAAGACGAAGCTTTCGGAGCAGGATCTTTCGGTTCGCGCGCTGAACTGCCTGAAGGCGGCCGAGGTGGAGACGGTCGGGGACCTGGTTCGTTTCAACCGCAACGACCTGCTGAAGTTCCGCAATTTCGGCAAGAAGTCGCTTTCGGAGTTGGACGAGCTGCTCACGACGCTCAACCTGCACTTCGGAATGGACGTATCCATTTACAAACTTGACAAGGATTAACACGAACGATTAAGTAACCATGAGACATAACAAGAAAATCAATCACCTCGGCCGCCAGGCCGGTCACCGCAAGGCGCTGATGGCGAATCTGGCGAGTTCGCTGCTCATGCACAAGAGGATCAACACGACTCTGGCGAAGGCCAAGGCTCTGAGGATGTACGTCGAGCCGCTGATCACCAAGTCGAAAGAGGACACCACCCATTCGCGCCGTACGGTGTTCAGCTACCTGAAGGACAAAGAGGCTACCGCCGAGCTGTTCCGCACGATCGCTCCGAAGATCGCCGACCGTCCGGGCGGTTACTGCCGCATCCTGAAGACGGGTTTCCGTCTGGGCGATGCTGCCGAGATGTGCTTCATCGAGCTGGTTGACTTCGACGCCGCTTACACCAGCGATGCCGCTCCGAAGGCCGCTGCAGCCCCCAAGACCCGCCGCAGCCGCAGCGGGGCCAAGAAGGCCGCCGCCCCCGCCGCAGAGGCAGTAGCTGCCGATGCGCCGGATACCGCAGCCGAGGCTGCTCCCGCCAAAAAGGCAGCAGCGAAGAAACCCGCTGCCGCCAAGAAGCCCGCAGCTGCCAAGAAACCCGCGGCGAAGAAGGCTGACGAGGCCGCTGCCGAGTAACGGTTTCCCGCCGCCGGGTGCTGTCGGCGACTCGCGGTCTTACCGGCCGGTCGCCGCACACATCCCCGGCAACAGTAACATAGATGGTTTTAAACGGAGTCCCGGTTTTGCCGGGATTCCGTTTTTTGTGCGGGTTTTATTTTGGTTTACACTATACGTTTTGATTTCTGCTTCTTTCTGCTTCTTGCTGCTGTTCTTGCTGCGAGCTTTCCCCGGTCCGGATATTTCCCCTGGATGTGCCGCACCCCATCCTTTTTCGTCCTTGCTCCGGCCTTTTGCCTCCTTTCCGGCTTTTGCGCTGTTCCCGTCGCAGCCCGTTCCTGAGCCGTTGCAGCAGAAATTAATGATTTTACAACCTCCGCGTGCACGATTTTTGCAAGAAAATCGTTTATTTTACAGCACCGAATGGTTTATTGGCCGTCTAAATGTTAAACATTAAAAAATAGTAGTGAAATGAGTCAGATTGTAAGTGTTCATGCCAGAGAGATCCTGGATTCCCGCGGGAATCCGACCATCGAAGTCGAAGTAACCACCGCCAGCGGCGCTTTCGGCCGTGCGGCCGTGCCTTCGGGAGCATCGACGGGCGAAAACGAGGCGCTCGAACTGCGTGACGGCGATAAGGGCCGTTACGGCGGCAAGGGAGTACTGAAAGCCGTGCAGAATGTCAACGAGGTGATTGCGAAGGAGATTCTCGGTATGCCCGTAACCGACCAGGTCGGCATCGACAAAACGATGATCGCGTTGGACGGCACCCCCACGAAGAGCAACCTCGGTGCGAACGCCATCCTTGGCGTGTCGCTGGCCTGTGCCCATGCGGCTGCGAACTACGTCGGCGTGCCCCTGTGGCGCTACATCGGCGGCACGAACGCGAAAACGCTGCCCGTCCCGATGATGAACATCATCAACGGCGGCTCGCACTCCGATGCCCCGATCGCGTTCCAGGAGTTCATGATCCGTCCCGTCGGCGCGAAGAGCTTCCGCGAAGGACTGCGCATGGGCGCCGAGGTATTCCACGCGCTGAAAAAGGTGCTGCACGACCGCGGCCTGAGCACGGCGGTCGGTGACGAGGGCGGTTTCGCCCCGGCGCTGAAAGGGACCGAGGATGCGCTCGAGTCGATTATCGAGGCGGTTAAGAAGGCCGGTTACAAACCGGGCCGCAAATGCGAAGGCGGCGACGTTTCGATCGGCATGGACTGCGCCTCGTCCGAGTTCTACAAGGACGGCGTGTACGATTACACGAAGTTCGAAGGCCCTTCGGGAGCCAAACGCACCTCGTCCGAGCAGGTGGCTTACCTCGAAGAGCTCGTGGCTAAATACCCGATCGATTCGATCGAGGACGGCATGAGCGAGAACGACTGGGACGGCTGGAAAGCGTTGACCGACAAACTGGGCGGCAAATGCCAGCTGGTGGGCGACGACCTCTTCGTGACCAATGTCGAGTTCCTGAAGAAGGGTATCGAGATGGGCTGCGCGAATTCGATCCTGATCAAGGTGAACCAGATCGGCTCGCTGACCGAGACGCTCGACGCGATCGAGATGGCGCACCGCGCCGGCTACACGTCGGTCACTTCACACCGCAGCGGCGAGACCGAAGACTCGACGATCGCCGACATCGCCGTGGCGACCAACTCGGGCCAGATCAAGACCGGTTCGATGAGCCGTTCCGACCGCATGGCCAAGTACAACCAGCTGCTCCGCATCGAGGAGGAGCTGGGCGACGAAGCCGTTTACGGTTATACGAAGATTTACCGCAAATAGTAGAGGAAGGACTCGCAGCGTTCCGCTGCGCAAATCAGCCCCGCCCCAGGGCGCCTTCCCGCAAGGAACGTTGCCGAAGCGATCGTGCTGCAAGTGGCGCTGCCGCGGCGCGATTAACCCGCGTCCGGTTCAGCCGCTGCGGCGGCAAACGCCCCGCAGCCCGCAACGGCGGGAATCCCGCAGCCTGTAAGGGCGTGGGCCCGGTACTCCGGTTTCGCGGTATCGCTTCCGGCTTTACGCCCCGGAATTTCAGCAAAGGCATCCCCGAAAGGGATGCCTTTCGTTTATTCAGCCGTTCCGCTGCGCGCCCGGCAGCCGGGAATTTCAAAACCCCGAAAGTTTGCCGCAGCTTTTCATATCGTTTCCCGGACTGCTTGTATCTCCCGGCCCTTTTGTCGTCTCCTTATGTCCGATATGTCAAAAAAATGGACAAAATAGCGTCCGGTTCCTTCAATGTCGATTTGATGTAATGTCTTTTGTATTAGCAATATAATTGCAGGAGCGAATTTTTGTTTGCAAAAACTAATGTTTTAGTTGGTAAAACTAAAAATATAGTTTATATTTGTATTGACAGTAGGCCGGAACCTCCGGCCGCACAATCAGAAACTCCGCCTGCGGGCGGTAAGCGATTTTACCATGAGCAAAAAAGAGATCCGGGAGCTGACCAAAGCCGAGCTCGAAGTGATGCAGATCCTTTGGGACAAGGGCGAGGCGTTCGTCAGCGAGTTGCTCGAGGCGATGCCCGAGCCGCGTCCGGCCTACAACACGGTTTCGACGATCGTACGCATCCTCGAAAAGAAAGGGGTGGTCGGCTACACGCCCGTCGGCAAGAGCCACCGCTACCGGCCGCTGGTGGCCAAGGAGGCGTACACGCGCAGCTTTATGAACTCGGTGATGAGCAACTTTTTCGACAATTCGCTTTCGCAGATGGTTTCGTTCTTCTGCGAGAAGGAGGACCTTTCGGTGCGCGAAACCGAGCGTATCCTGGCGATCGCCCGCGAGGCGATCGAGAAGAAAAAAGGGGTAGGGCGGTAGCCGCCCGTATGGCCGCTTCCCGCTCCGGCCCTGCGGTTTCCCGCACCCTGCTCGCGTACTTGTTGCACCGTACAGCGGTTTCCTTTGTTCCGGCACGTTTCACCGGCCTGTATTTTCTGCACCTGCATCTCTGCAAACATATATTTACAAACACTACCTCACTTTTTAACCTGTCTTCCGATACTCCCGACAGACCCCCGTAACCTTAAAATTCCCCCGCTATGTGGAGTACATTACCTTACCTCGTCAAAGTCCAGATCTGCTTCGCGCTGTTATGGATCGTCTACAGGTTTTTCTTGCAGCGTGACGGTCGGTTTGCCCGTTCGCGCGCCTATCTGTTGTTGTCCGTACCGGTGTCGTTCCTGATTCCGCTGCTGTCGATCCCTGTGTTGCCGGCCTCACAGCCTGCGCCCGTTCCGGCTGTTCCGGTCGCCGCGGTCGCCGAAGCCCCCGTTCGGGCGCAGCCTGTTTCCGCTGCGGAGGATGCCTCGCTTTTCGCTGAGGCGGCTCCGGCGGCCCTTTCCGCATCCCCGGCGCCATCCCCGGCTTCCGGCGCCGCTTCTGCCATGACTGCCGTGACTGTTGCCTCTCCCGGTGCGCAGGCTTCGGCATTCTTCCGGGAGGCGGCCGCTTCGGCCTTCGCCGCGCTGGTTCCGGCCGGCTGGTCCGGGCTGATGTACGCCTGGCTGCTTTGGTGCGGCATTGCCGGCTCGCTATTGCTGCTGCTGTATTATTTGGGGCACACGCTGCGTTGGGTCAGGCTGATGCGCGAGGGCAACGTTTCCCGGATGCTCGATGACGTGCGTGTCGTCTACAGCCCGGCTGTGTCGAGCCCCTGCTCGCTGTTCAACTGCATTTTCATCAACCGCCGGGATTTGGGCGAAAACGAATTTCGCGAACTGATGGCGCACGAGCTTTGCCACATCCGGCTGCGCCACAGCTGGGACCGGCTGCTGGCCGTCGTGGTGACGCTTTTCTGCTGGTGGAATCCCTTCGTCTGGTTGTGGCACCGTTCGCTGTGCGAGGTGCATGAATACCAGGCCGACGACGCCGTGTTGCAGTGCGGGTTCGATGCGGAACAATACATCATGTTGATGGTCAGTTCCGTTGCCGGTGCCCGTACGACGCTCGCGAGCGGTTTCAGTTACTCGCTGGTGCGTAAACGCCTGCAAATGCTCTCCCGTGGGGCTTCGCGCAGGGCCGGGCTGCGCATGCTGCTGGTGGTGCCCGCCCTTGCGGTGTTGCTCGCGCTCTTCTCGTTCACCGAGCGGCCGGTCGCAGCCGGCAGCCCGGAACAAGTTCCTGCCGAACTCTCCGACCAACTGCTTTCCGCGTTCGGTTATTCCGCCGATGCGGTTCCGGCCGCCGTGCAGGCCCAAACGGCCGCGGAGGAAGGGCCGATACTCTTTTCCGGGGACGATGCCGTCCCGTCGGATGATGCCGAACCGACCGCTGCGGTACAGCCCGGTGCGGCTTTCGCGGACGCATCCGGTGTTTCCGGATACGGTGCTCCGGTTTCGGGGGAGTCTCCTGCCGTACAGCGCGTCTCGTCAAAGGGCGATGATGTCGTGATTATGGTCGACGGCAAAGTCGATCCTCGCGGGGTGCAGGCGCTCAATGAGCTCGATCCGTCGGATGTCGAACGGATTACCGTGGGGACCAAAGACTCTCCGGTGGTGATGGTGACGACCAAACGCTACTTGCGTGACTACCCGGAGGAGGCCGCCGCGATCCGCAAGCGCGAGGGTGATTTCGGCGTCAGGGAGTTTCTGAACGCTTCGGCCGAAGATCCGCAGGCGAGTGCTGGATCCCGTGCCGGAGGTTCCGTTCCGGTGAAGGCCGATGGTTGGGACGAGGCGATCGAGGCTGCCGCTGCGGCCATCGAGCAGAGTGCGCTGAAGCTGGCCTCCTCGACGTTGGACCTGACGGCGAATGCGCTCGGTGCCGCTTCTTCCGGGAGCGCTGTTTCATCCCGGGGTAGAATCTCCGCCTCCGGCGACGTTTCGCGGGCAAAGCCGGAGGCCGCGCGGGTCGAAGAGGATATTGCAAAAGCCAAAGCTGACATCGAACGTGCCAAAACCGAAGTTGTGGCCGAGGCCGCCCGGCTCCGCAAGCAGTTGGACGACGACACCTCTCGTTGGGCCGGGACCTTCGCCGGACAATATGCCGGCGACAGCAGGGAGACCTCCAAAAGCCACGTGCAGGACAATATGGTCCGCCTGACCCGTTTCGCGGGACAGACGATCACCGGTGTTTCGGCCTCGTCCGGTTTCAGTGTCGAGGTGCGCAAATCGAACAGCACTTCCGTTGAGATCGTGATGCCTGCCGAATGGCAGCAGTACCTGACCTGCGAGCTGACCCCGGACGGGGTGGTGCAGCTGGGCCTCGACACCAAGAGGCTTTCCGGTTCCAGGGGACTGCGCATCAACAAGGGACAGCTTACGGCCGTGGTAAGCCTGCCGAAGCTTAGCCTGCTGAAGTGTTCCAGCGGTGCCGTGATCCGTTGTACCGGTATTTTCAAGGGCGGTACCGTGCAGTTGCGGGCCTCTTCCGGCGGCATGGTCGACGGTTTGAGCCTGAAGGCCTCCGAGGCGCTTATCGACGCCTCTTCGGGCGGTGGGATCCGGAATGTGGCCGTTACCGCTCCGAAAGCAGGTGTGGAAATCTCTTCCGGGGCCGTGGTCAAAGGGGTGTCGCTCGATGTCACGGCACTCACGTGCCAAGCCTCTTCCGGCGCCGTCGCCACCCTCGAACACACCGGAAACAACTCGATGCTGAATACCTCTTCGGGCGGTGTGATCCGGATTACCGGTTCGACTCGGATCCTGACGGTCAACAAGTCCCGTTCCGGCGGAAACATCAATACCGACGGCTACACAGTGTCTTATCGCGTGCAATAGTTTTTACCGGGGGCGTCTCTCTTTCAGCCTCCTGTCCTATACAGTTCCTCCCTATAGAGTCGGTTCCGGGGCTCCGGTCATTCCGGGTCCGGACCCGCCGTCTCCTTACGTCCCGTTTTTTATCCGTTCCCGTGACCTCCCGATCCTGTAAAATCCCGGCTTCCGTGAGCCCGGTTCCCCGAAAAGCCGTTCCCGGAATCCCGGACCTTTTCTTAAAACACCTACAAATTTTCCTAAAACCCGATAGTATGAAAAAACTGATTCTTCTTTTCTCGGTGGTTGCCGCAGCGGCAATGACCGGCTTTTATGCCCAGGGGCGTCCCGATGCTGGGGCGATTTCCGCTGCGGGCGACCGGCAGATGTACCGTGTGACCCGTTTCGAGGGGCAGCCGATTACCGGCGTCTCCGCATCGGTGGGATTCCGTGTCGAGGTGAATGAGTCGGCCCGCACTTCGGTTCGGGTCGAGATTCCGGCCGAATGGCAGGATCGCCTGATTTGCGAAATTTCGCCCGAAGGGGTGGTGCGCCTGGGGATCGACACCGAGGGCCTTCGGAATTTCCGCGGCCACGACCTGACGGCGGTGGTCAATCTCGGCAAAGTCGATGTGATGAAAGCCTCCACCGGGGCGAAAATCACCTGCAACGGCAGTTTTACGGGCGGCAATGCGGAGATCAGCGCCTCCACGGGCGGCATGGTCAGCGGCCTGACGCTGACTGCATCCGGCGTGGGGATCAAAGTGTCTACCGGCGCTTCGGTCAAAGATTTGCATATCGTAGCCGGGCAGGTGACTGCCGAAGGCTCGACGGGCGCTTCGCTGAGCGGTGCCGTGTTCGACGCTTCGGCGCTGTCGTGCAAAGCGGGCACCGGGGCTTCCCTCTCGATGTCGCATACGGGACAGTCGGCCGCTTTAGCCTCCAACACGGGTGGCAGCATCCGGATTTCCGGTTCGACGGGCAGCCTCACGGTCAACAAATCCCGTACCGGCGGCCGAGTCGACACCGGCAATTACAAAGTGGATAAATAGATTTACCGAAAATGCCGGTCCGGCATTTTTCCGCTTGCCCGCCGGGCGCGGCGGCGTGTACCGTTCGGAGCTATTGGTAGTCGCCCATCAGGTAGGCTTTGATGAAGTCGCCGATCTCGCCGTCCATCACCCTTTGTACGTCCGAGGTCTGGTGCCCGGTGCGGTGGTCCTTCACGCGGCGGTCGTCGAACACGTAGCTGCGGATTTGCGACCCCCATTCGATCTTCTTTTTTTGTCCTTCCAGCTCGTTTTGCAGTTCGCGGCGTTTGTCCAGCTCGATCTGGTAGAGCTTCGAACGCAGGATGCGCATCGCATTTTCCTTGTTCATGATCTGCGAGCGCGTTTCGGTGTTCTCGACCATAATCCCCGAGGGCAGGTGGCGCAGGCGTACGCCGGTTTCGACCTTGTTGACGTTCTGGCCGCCCTTGCCGCCGCTGCGGTATGTGTCCCATTCGATGTCGGCGGGGTTGATCGTGATCTCGATCGTGTCGTCCACCGCAGGCGATACGAACACCGAAGCGAAGGTGGTCTGGCGCTTGTTGTTCGCGTTGAACGGGGAGGGGCGCACGAGGCGGTGCACGCCGCTCTCGCTTTTGAGGTAGCCGTAGGCGAACTCGCCGACGAATTCGAGAGTCGCCGACTTGATTCCGACCTCCTCGCCGTCCTGCACGTCGACCACCTTGACCTGGTAACCGTTCGCTTCGCCCCAGCGCATGTACATGCGCATCAGCATCGAAGCCCAGTCGAGGCTTTCGGTGCCGCCCGCGCCGGAGTTGATTTCCATGATCGCGCCGAGCCGGTCCTCTTCGCCGCCCAGCATGTTGCGCATTTCGAGCGCCTCGATCATCTCCAGTACCCGGCCGTATTGCGCGTCGAGCTCCTCGGGGGCCGATACCCCCTCGCGGATGAATTCGGGCAGCAGGTGCAGCTCTTCCATCGCCGAGGCGATCGCATCGTAGGCGGTGATCCAGTATTTGATCCCGGCCACCTTTTTCAGCTGCTCCTCGGCCTTGGCCGGATCGTCCCAGAAGTCCGGCGCATGGGTCAGCGACTCCTGTTCGTCGAGTTCGAGCCGCCGGTCGTCGATATGCAAGTGGGTATGGAGCGCCGTTTGCCGCTCCTCGAGCGCTTTGATCTGTTCGGTGGTAACCATCTTTCGTGTCGTTTATGGCTGTTCGGTTCGTCCGGTCAGTTTGTCCGGTTTTGTTCATCCGGTTCAGTTTGTCCGGCCGTTCGTCCGGTTCGTTGTATCGTTTTTTATTTCTCGCAGTAGGCGTCCCTTGCATCTTTCCCCGCCCTGCTTTTTCCCGCACCTCCGGTCGCTGGCCGCGGCATGTGCCGCCCTGCCGTTTCCGTCCTCGCGTTGCCCCGGGGGGCTATCTGCCGCGTGCCGGTGCCTCCTGCAGGCGGACCTCTTGGCCTGAGGTCGTTTGACCAGCCTCCGCCGGTACTTTCGCGGGGTCCTTCCGGCTTGTTGGGGGACCGGCTGGGGTGCGCCGTGCAGTGCCGCTCCGCTGCCCGGTTACT
This window encodes:
- the eno gene encoding phosphopyruvate hydratase — protein: MSQIVSVHAREILDSRGNPTIEVEVTTASGAFGRAAVPSGASTGENEALELRDGDKGRYGGKGVLKAVQNVNEVIAKEILGMPVTDQVGIDKTMIALDGTPTKSNLGANAILGVSLACAHAAANYVGVPLWRYIGGTNAKTLPVPMMNIINGGSHSDAPIAFQEFMIRPVGAKSFREGLRMGAEVFHALKKVLHDRGLSTAVGDEGGFAPALKGTEDALESIIEAVKKAGYKPGRKCEGGDVSIGMDCASSEFYKDGVYDYTKFEGPSGAKRTSSEQVAYLEELVAKYPIDSIEDGMSENDWDGWKALTDKLGGKCQLVGDDLFVTNVEFLKKGIEMGCANSILIKVNQIGSLTETLDAIEMAHRAGYTSVTSHRSGETEDSTIADIAVATNSGQIKTGSMSRSDRMAKYNQLLRIEEELGDEAVYGYTKIYRK
- the rpsK gene encoding 30S ribosomal protein S11, with translation MAKKTGTVKKRVVKVGTEGKVFVHSTFNNVIITIANADGQVISWSSAGKMGFRGSKKNTPYAAQTAATDCAKVAYDLGLRKVKVYVKGPGAGRESAIRTVHGAGIEVTEIVDVTPLPHNGCRPPNRRRV
- the prfB gene encoding peptide chain release factor 2, which translates into the protein MVTTEQIKALEERQTALHTHLHIDDRRLELDEQESLTHAPDFWDDPAKAEEQLKKVAGIKYWITAYDAIASAMEELHLLPEFIREGVSAPEELDAQYGRVLEMIEALEMRNMLGGEEDRLGAIMEINSGAGGTESLDWASMLMRMYMRWGEANGYQVKVVDVQDGEEVGIKSATLEFVGEFAYGYLKSESGVHRLVRPSPFNANNKRQTTFASVFVSPAVDDTIEITINPADIEWDTYRSGGKGGQNVNKVETGVRLRHLPSGIMVENTETRSQIMNKENAMRILRSKLYQIELDKRRELQNELEGQKKKIEWGSQIRSYVFDDRRVKDHRTGHQTSDVQRVMDGEIGDFIKAYLMGDYQ
- a CDS encoding BlaI/MecI/CopY family transcriptional regulator — translated: MSKKEIRELTKAELEVMQILWDKGEAFVSELLEAMPEPRPAYNTVSTIVRILEKKGVVGYTPVGKSHRYRPLVAKEAYTRSFMNSVMSNFFDNSLSQMVSFFCEKEDLSVRETERILAIAREAIEKKKGVGR
- the rplQ gene encoding 50S ribosomal protein L17, whose protein sequence is MRHNKKINHLGRQAGHRKALMANLASSLLMHKRINTTLAKAKALRMYVEPLITKSKEDTTHSRRTVFSYLKDKEATAELFRTIAPKIADRPGGYCRILKTGFRLGDAAEMCFIELVDFDAAYTSDAAPKAAAAPKTRRSRSGAKKAAAPAAEAVAADAPDTAAEAAPAKKAAAKKPAAAKKPAAAKKPAAKKADEAAAE
- the rpsD gene encoding 30S ribosomal protein S4, which translates into the protein MGRYIGPKSKIARKFGEAIFGTDKSLEKKNYPPGQHGLMRKRKKVSEYGTQLLEKQKAKAIYGIQEKQFRRTFEEAARVGGITGENLLRILECRLDNVVYRLGIAPTRAAARQLVSHRHITVNGAVVNIPSYQLRSGDVVGVREKSKSLEVIQESLSGGRSRYSWLEWEGSQMSGKFLQKPDRADIPENIKEQLIVELYSK
- a CDS encoding GIN domain-containing protein, whose protein sequence is MKKLILLFSVVAAAAMTGFYAQGRPDAGAISAAGDRQMYRVTRFEGQPITGVSASVGFRVEVNESARTSVRVEIPAEWQDRLICEISPEGVVRLGIDTEGLRNFRGHDLTAVVNLGKVDVMKASTGAKITCNGSFTGGNAEISASTGGMVSGLTLTASGVGIKVSTGASVKDLHIVAGQVTAEGSTGASLSGAVFDASALSCKAGTGASLSMSHTGQSAALASNTGGSIRISGSTGSLTVNKSRTGGRVDTGNYKVDK
- a CDS encoding GIN domain-containing protein; translation: MWSTLPYLVKVQICFALLWIVYRFFLQRDGRFARSRAYLLLSVPVSFLIPLLSIPVLPASQPAPVPAVPVAAVAEAPVRAQPVSAAEDASLFAEAAPAALSASPAPSPASGAASAMTAVTVASPGAQASAFFREAAASAFAALVPAGWSGLMYAWLLWCGIAGSLLLLLYYLGHTLRWVRLMREGNVSRMLDDVRVVYSPAVSSPCSLFNCIFINRRDLGENEFRELMAHELCHIRLRHSWDRLLAVVVTLFCWWNPFVWLWHRSLCEVHEYQADDAVLQCGFDAEQYIMLMVSSVAGARTTLASGFSYSLVRKRLQMLSRGASRRAGLRMLLVVPALAVLLALFSFTERPVAAGSPEQVPAELSDQLLSAFGYSADAVPAAVQAQTAAEEGPILFSGDDAVPSDDAEPTAAVQPGAAFADASGVSGYGAPVSGESPAVQRVSSKGDDVVIMVDGKVDPRGVQALNELDPSDVERITVGTKDSPVVMVTTKRYLRDYPEEAAAIRKREGDFGVREFLNASAEDPQASAGSRAGGSVPVKADGWDEAIEAAAAAIEQSALKLASSTLDLTANALGAASSGSAVSSRGRISASGDVSRAKPEAARVEEDIAKAKADIERAKTEVVAEAARLRKQLDDDTSRWAGTFAGQYAGDSRETSKSHVQDNMVRLTRFAGQTITGVSASSGFSVEVRKSNSTSVEIVMPAEWQQYLTCELTPDGVVQLGLDTKRLSGSRGLRINKGQLTAVVSLPKLSLLKCSSGAVIRCTGIFKGGTVQLRASSGGMVDGLSLKASEALIDASSGGGIRNVAVTAPKAGVEISSGAVVKGVSLDVTALTCQASSGAVATLEHTGNNSMLNTSSGGVIRITGSTRILTVNKSRSGGNINTDGYTVSYRVQ
- a CDS encoding DNA-directed RNA polymerase subunit alpha — protein: MAILAFQKPEKVIMLESTSSFGRFEFRPLEPGFGMTVGNALRRILLSSLEGYAITTVKVAGVDHEFAAIPGVMEGMLEIVLNLKQVRFIKTVESVEGEKVTVNVAGQSELTAGYISNFLTNFKVLNPELVICRLDPEVKLQIELTVAKGRGYVPAEENRPADAEFGVLPIDSIHTPIKNVKYSVENYRVEQKTDYEKLNLEITTDGSIHPKDALKEAAKILIHHFMLFSDEKITLNLEESSATEEFDEDVLHMRQLLKTKLSEQDLSVRALNCLKAAEVETVGDLVRFNRNDLLKFRNFGKKSLSELDELLTTLNLHFGMDVSIYKLDKD